In one window of Vibrio sp. JC009 DNA:
- the dapE gene encoding succinyl-diaminopimelate desuccinylase, whose translation MSDSPVLALAKDLISRQSITPEDAGCQDVMIERLKALGFEIEVMVFEDTTNFWARRGTEAPLFAFAGHTDVVPAGSLDQWHTPPFEPTVIDGHLHGRGAADMKGSLACMVVAVERFIASNPDHKGSIGFLITSDEEGPFINGTVRVVETLMERGENIDMCIVGEPSSTNETGDVIKNGRRGSITGDIKVKGTQGHVAYPHLANNPVHQALPALAELATTKWDDGNEFFPPTSFQIPNIHAGTGASNVIPGELNVQFNMRFSTELCNDEIVRRVHSTLDSYGLDYELDWTFNGDPFLTDHGELLDAVVEAVEEINHKKPELLTTGGTSDGRFIARMGGQVIELGPLNATIHKVNECVNIADLEKLTDMYVRTMEKLLSR comes from the coding sequence ATGAGCGACAGCCCAGTACTGGCATTAGCAAAAGATTTAATCAGCCGTCAATCGATTACACCTGAAGATGCGGGTTGTCAGGATGTCATGATAGAAAGATTAAAAGCGTTAGGATTTGAGATCGAAGTGATGGTGTTTGAAGACACCACCAACTTCTGGGCTCGCAGAGGCACCGAAGCACCGCTATTTGCCTTTGCCGGACATACTGATGTGGTTCCGGCCGGATCTTTAGATCAGTGGCACACCCCTCCTTTTGAACCAACAGTCATTGACGGTCACCTGCATGGCCGTGGCGCTGCGGATATGAAGGGGTCACTTGCCTGTATGGTTGTGGCTGTGGAGCGTTTTATTGCCAGTAATCCTGACCACAAAGGTTCCATCGGTTTTCTGATCACCTCGGATGAAGAAGGGCCGTTTATTAACGGTACTGTAAGAGTGGTTGAAACTCTGATGGAGCGCGGTGAAAACATCGATATGTGCATCGTGGGCGAACCTTCAAGCACAAACGAAACCGGCGACGTTATTAAAAACGGCCGTCGCGGCTCAATTACCGGTGATATTAAAGTAAAAGGCACTCAGGGCCACGTTGCTTACCCGCATCTGGCAAATAACCCTGTACATCAGGCTCTGCCTGCGCTGGCTGAACTTGCAACCACTAAGTGGGATGACGGCAACGAATTCTTCCCGCCGACCAGCTTCCAGATCCCTAACATTCATGCCGGAACGGGCGCATCAAACGTGATTCCGGGCGAGCTGAATGTTCAGTTTAATATGCGTTTCAGCACTGAGCTGTGCAACGATGAGATTGTACGCCGCGTTCACTCAACACTGGATTCCTACGGCCTTGACTATGAGCTGGACTGGACCTTTAACGGCGACCCATTCCTGACTGACCACGGCGAACTGCTGGATGCAGTTGTTGAAGCGGTGGAAGAAATCAACCATAAGAAACCAGAGTTGCTGACCACCGGCGGTACATCCGACGGCCGCTTTATCGCGAGAATGGGCGGTCAGGTAATTGAGCTGGGCCCGCTAAATGCGACCATTCACAAGGTAAATGAGTGTGTAAATATCGCGGATCTGGAAAAGCTCACCGATATGTACGTAAGAACCATGGAAAAGCTGCTTAGCCGATAA
- a CDS encoding M15 family metallopeptidase, whose amino-acid sequence MTPQELTGQTNTHLEEVETHFQTLLVHRQVSEDLIALVSAAKGAGFEMMIASGFRDYARQQIIWNRKFTGDTPVLDHDSQPLVTETLSDDEKISAILRWSALPGASRHHWGTDFDVYALNELPEDTRLALEPWEYHSGHQARFFVWLKQNLRKFGFFFPYAKDLGGVAPEPWHISHSSVSQACLQQFCVSDLDKALQNAPILGINSVRQNLDTIIVNYVINICPE is encoded by the coding sequence ATGACGCCTCAGGAACTGACCGGACAGACAAACACCCATCTGGAAGAGGTGGAAACCCACTTCCAGACACTGCTTGTTCACAGGCAGGTTTCTGAGGATCTGATAGCCCTGGTATCGGCCGCAAAAGGCGCCGGTTTTGAGATGATGATTGCCAGCGGATTCCGCGACTACGCCCGCCAGCAGATTATCTGGAACCGCAAATTCACCGGTGATACCCCTGTTCTTGATCACGATAGCCAGCCACTGGTCACTGAAACCCTTTCAGACGATGAAAAGATCTCGGCCATTCTCCGCTGGTCAGCCCTGCCCGGTGCAAGCCGTCACCACTGGGGTACCGACTTTGATGTCTATGCGTTAAACGAGTTGCCGGAAGATACCAGGCTAGCGTTAGAGCCCTGGGAATATCATAGCGGTCATCAGGCCCGTTTCTTTGTCTGGCTAAAGCAAAACCTGCGTAAATTTGGTTTTTTCTTCCCCTATGCAAAAGACTTAGGCGGTGTTGCACCTGAACCCTGGCATATCAGTCATAGTTCTGTCTCACAGGCATGTCTGCAACAGTTTTGTGTCAGCGATCTGGACAAGGCACTGCAAAACGCGCCTATACTTGGTATTAACAGTGTGCGTCAGAATCTGGATACCATTATCGTTAATTACGTAATCAATATCTGTCCGGAGTAA
- a CDS encoding DUF2897 family protein encodes MVEFLTNPWVIILLVVGVVGGNIAALKYTAKVKFGPMGGPQSQKSDLDRLNELDKAAHPEKHQDTKKDA; translated from the coding sequence ATGGTCGAATTTTTAACTAATCCCTGGGTGATCATTCTTCTGGTTGTCGGTGTCGTCGGAGGGAATATTGCAGCTCTTAAATACACCGCAAAGGTAAAATTCGGACCTATGGGCGGACCTCAGAGCCAAAAGAGTGATCTGGACAGGCTCAATGAACTGGACAAAGCAGCCCACCCGGAAAAACATCAGGATACAAAAAAGGATGCTTAG
- the bamC gene encoding outer membrane protein assembly factor BamC, with protein sequence MKFSRQLVVSSLAVVVLSACSGSPKERRQAKDDFDYLKTEPFSTWVMPEDSDPQFYPNYDIPAGNFEGPIGRDVDIRPPQQILELIPGARYEQQGGEVTMWLIRENEVESIWQTALNMAAEQGIALRENSDDYVETDWVAWESEDEDSHLEARYALNRFEANNRYGFKVSMLEWREDGVVKEVSKTNLERYNIFMTNLVTSRYDQDLREEAFRKAQELVKNIPVMMGKDRSGLPVIIARAQYNVFWERAVDILPKIGFELEERNRSQGYIKTKYSEPDDEFWEKVGTKPFELAGSKYTFSLGDLGNRTSISISDSSGKPVTEEVLESIVPALVSVIGEE encoded by the coding sequence ATGAAGTTTTCTCGTCAGCTGGTGGTGAGTTCACTGGCTGTTGTTGTTTTAAGTGCGTGTTCTGGCAGCCCGAAAGAGCGACGTCAGGCGAAAGATGATTTTGACTATCTGAAAACTGAGCCTTTTTCAACATGGGTAATGCCGGAAGATTCCGACCCTCAGTTCTATCCGAACTACGATATTCCCGCAGGTAACTTTGAGGGACCGATTGGACGTGACGTAGATATTCGTCCGCCTCAGCAGATCCTGGAGCTGATTCCGGGGGCGCGCTATGAGCAGCAGGGTGGTGAAGTAACCATGTGGCTGATCCGCGAAAATGAAGTAGAAAGTATCTGGCAAACGGCGCTGAATATGGCGGCGGAGCAGGGCATTGCACTAAGAGAAAACAGCGACGATTACGTTGAAACTGACTGGGTTGCATGGGAGTCTGAAGATGAAGACAGCCACCTTGAAGCCCGTTATGCTCTAAACCGTTTTGAAGCGAATAACCGCTACGGCTTTAAAGTTTCAATGCTGGAATGGCGTGAAGACGGTGTGGTGAAAGAGGTAAGCAAAACCAACCTTGAGCGCTACAACATCTTTATGACCAATCTGGTTACCTCCCGTTACGATCAGGATCTGCGTGAAGAAGCATTCCGTAAGGCGCAGGAGCTGGTTAAAAACATCCCTGTGATGATGGGGAAAGACAGAAGTGGCCTGCCGGTAATTATTGCAAGGGCTCAGTACAATGTGTTCTGGGAACGCGCAGTGGATATTCTACCTAAGATTGGCTTTGAACTTGAAGAGAGAAACCGCTCTCAGGGTTATATCAAAACCAAATACTCAGAGCCGGATGATGAGTTCTGGGAAAAAGTCGGCACTAAGCCTTTCGAACTGGCCGGAAGTAAATATACTTTCTCGCTGGGTGACTTAGGTAACCGTACGTCAATCTCAATTTCTGACTCATCAGGAAAGCCGGTCACTGAAGAAGTGCTGGAATCTATCGTTCCTGCGCTGGTTTCGGTTATTGGTGAAGAGTAA
- the dapA gene encoding 4-hydroxy-tetrahydrodipicolinate synthase codes for MFSGSLVALVTPFSSDGEVDFDSLKKLVDYHIEAGTDGIVAVGTTGESATLTVEEHVKVVNKVVEFVAGRVPVIAGTGANATHEAMTFSRLLNDSGIDGVLSVTPYYNKPTQEGLYQHYKAIAEVSEVPVVLYNVPGRTAVDLKPETVARLAKLDKIVALKDATGDLERVAIHRELCGENFVLLSGDDATGLEFVRLGGQGVISVTNNIAAKDMADMFKLALNGEYEEAAQIDERLQTLHKNLFIESSPIPVKWAAHKLGLIEDGHLRLPMTELSEEAQPVVQKALEDAGLL; via the coding sequence ATGTTTTCAGGAAGTTTAGTTGCATTGGTAACACCGTTTTCAAGTGATGGCGAAGTCGATTTTGACAGCCTGAAGAAACTGGTGGACTACCATATTGAAGCGGGTACTGACGGAATTGTTGCCGTGGGCACAACCGGTGAGTCAGCGACGTTGACTGTGGAAGAACATGTCAAAGTAGTGAATAAAGTGGTTGAGTTTGTTGCAGGCCGGGTTCCTGTTATTGCCGGTACAGGCGCAAACGCGACACACGAAGCGATGACATTCAGCCGTCTGCTGAATGATTCTGGTATCGATGGCGTACTGAGTGTAACGCCATACTACAACAAGCCGACTCAGGAAGGCCTTTACCAGCATTACAAAGCGATTGCTGAAGTGAGTGAAGTTCCGGTGGTTCTTTACAACGTTCCAGGCCGTACAGCGGTTGACCTGAAACCTGAAACCGTTGCACGTCTGGCAAAACTGGACAAGATTGTGGCACTGAAGGATGCAACAGGCGATCTTGAAAGAGTTGCAATTCACCGTGAACTTTGTGGAGAAAATTTCGTCTTACTAAGTGGCGATGATGCAACCGGTCTGGAATTTGTCCGTTTAGGTGGTCAGGGCGTGATTTCGGTAACCAATAACATTGCTGCTAAAGATATGGCAGATATGTTTAAGCTGGCACTGAATGGTGAATATGAAGAAGCCGCTCAGATTGATGAGCGCTTGCAGACTCTGCATAAGAATCTGTTTATCGAATCCAGCCCGATCCCTGTTAAATGGGCGGCTCATAAGCTTGGTTTGATTGAAGATGGCCATCTTAGATTGCCGATGACTGAGCTGTCAGAAGAGGCTCAGCCTGTAGTGCAAAAGGCATTGGAAGACGCAGGTCTTCTATAA
- a CDS encoding glycine cleavage system protein R — MTQHLVITAVGSDRPGIVNKIVHLVTKAGCNIVDSRIALFGNEFTLIMLLNGSNNSITRVETSLPVLCQEHDLITIMKRTSPHQDMVDTYTVEIFVESDDKPGLTEQFTQFFADRNIGLASLSAQTIEKEKIHQDSDKFQLSMTATVDSECNLMQLLEEFNELCDKLSVSGTLNFIKSGQ; from the coding sequence ATGACTCAACATCTTGTTATTACAGCGGTTGGATCCGACCGCCCTGGTATAGTGAATAAAATTGTTCACCTTGTAACCAAAGCCGGCTGCAATATTGTCGACAGCCGCATTGCACTGTTCGGAAATGAATTCACCCTGATTATGCTTTTAAACGGCAGTAACAACAGCATAACCCGGGTTGAAACCTCTCTGCCGGTTCTCTGTCAGGAACATGACCTGATCACTATTATGAAGAGAACCTCACCGCATCAGGATATGGTTGACACTTACACGGTCGAAATATTCGTGGAATCGGATGATAAGCCGGGCCTCACCGAACAGTTCACTCAGTTCTTCGCCGACCGGAATATTGGCCTCGCTTCTCTCTCAGCACAGACCATAGAAAAAGAAAAGATTCATCAGGATAGCGACAAGTTCCAGCTGTCCATGACGGCAACCGTAGATTCAGAGTGTAATCTGATGCAGTTGCTGGAAGAGTTTAATGAACTGTGCGACAAGCTAAGCGTATCAGGCACACTTAATTTTATAAAAAGCGGACAATAA
- the bcp gene encoding thioredoxin-dependent thiol peroxidase, giving the protein MPEIGKPAPAFTLLDQNEQQVSLSDFAGKKVLLYFYPRASTPGCTVQACALRDSKAELEKLNVVILGVSPDTPKKLTNFTNKQELNFTLLADPEHTTCEDYGVWQLKKFMGRENMGVVRTSFLIDEQGNLEHIFNKFKTKDHHEVVLDYLTNK; this is encoded by the coding sequence ATGCCAGAAATTGGAAAACCCGCTCCAGCCTTTACTCTGCTGGACCAGAATGAACAACAGGTTTCACTTAGTGATTTTGCCGGTAAAAAGGTGCTTCTGTACTTTTACCCGAGAGCTTCCACACCGGGTTGTACCGTGCAGGCATGCGCGCTGAGAGACTCTAAAGCTGAACTGGAAAAACTGAACGTGGTTATTCTTGGTGTCAGCCCGGATACACCAAAGAAACTGACCAACTTTACCAATAAGCAGGAACTGAATTTTACGCTATTGGCAGACCCGGAACACACAACCTGCGAAGATTACGGTGTCTGGCAACTTAAGAAATTTATGGGCCGGGAGAATATGGGCGTGGTCAGAACCTCATTTCTGATTGATGAGCAGGGCAACCTCGAACATATCTTCAATAAGTTTAAGACCAAGGATCACCACGAAGTGGTTCTGGACTATTTAACCAACAAGTAG
- a CDS encoding LacI family DNA-binding transcriptional regulator, with amino-acid sequence MTEKNANVTSKDVAKLAGVSQSTVSRVFMDGSSASEKTRAKVLEAAKTLNYRPNAFARSLTTKESKLIGLVFPDADYPIHMETLQLISSELQRNGYSAVLIPWVLDDQSHHTIPNIFQYKVDGVIAASAQFNTALYEECRDFNIPIVQFARVEQGTKCSYAISDNYSAGQIAANEFIERGAKRLAYITGEIPTVTNAERFSGFTDAAKDLLGNDPVYLEAYYGYEAAQDKIRELLTQDDRPDAIFCATDIIAMSAMDVARYDLGLSIPGDLQVLGFDNLPQANWKSYQLSSFKQDYGRLAREAVKIVVNQIHEQDDSLVKLMIPAQLVDRQSLKAK; translated from the coding sequence ATGACAGAAAAGAATGCAAACGTAACCTCTAAAGATGTGGCAAAACTGGCTGGCGTTTCTCAGTCAACGGTTTCGCGTGTATTTATGGACGGTAGCTCGGCATCAGAGAAAACCCGCGCCAAAGTATTAGAGGCAGCAAAGACTCTGAATTACCGGCCCAATGCATTTGCCCGCAGCCTGACCACCAAAGAATCAAAGCTGATAGGTCTGGTGTTTCCTGACGCGGACTACCCGATCCATATGGAAACCTTGCAACTGATCAGCTCGGAATTGCAGAGAAATGGCTATTCAGCCGTATTGATTCCCTGGGTTCTGGACGACCAGAGTCACCACACCATCCCCAATATTTTCCAGTATAAAGTTGACGGAGTGATTGCCGCTTCTGCGCAGTTTAATACGGCTTTATATGAGGAGTGTCGGGACTTCAATATCCCTATTGTTCAGTTTGCCCGTGTGGAGCAGGGAACAAAATGCAGTTATGCCATCAGTGATAACTACAGCGCCGGTCAGATAGCGGCCAATGAATTTATTGAGCGTGGTGCAAAACGCCTTGCTTATATCACAGGTGAGATACCGACGGTAACGAATGCTGAACGCTTTTCCGGTTTTACTGATGCTGCGAAAGATTTGCTCGGAAATGATCCCGTTTATCTTGAAGCCTACTATGGCTACGAAGCTGCACAGGATAAAATTCGTGAGTTACTGACTCAGGATGACAGGCCGGACGCCATTTTTTGTGCTACCGATATTATTGCTATGTCAGCAATGGACGTGGCTCGCTATGATTTGGGATTGTCGATCCCGGGCGATCTTCAGGTGCTGGGTTTTGATAACCTCCCGCAGGCCAACTGGAAAAGCTATCAGCTCTCTTCTTTCAAGCAGGATTATGGCCGTCTGGCCCGCGAGGCGGTGAAGATTGTGGTGAACCAGATCCATGAGCAGGATGACAGTCTGGTGAAGCTGATGATCCCGGCTCAGCTGGTGGACAGACAATCTTTGAAAGCGAAATAA
- a CDS encoding nuclear transport factor 2 family protein, producing MSKYQETKRIVREYFDAMESATPESVAAVLKDYVSEDYLWRGVYPFREQQGADATAEVFWAPLKRSMTRMQRRQDIFIGGTNEISGEQWVMSMGHFMGLFDADWLGIRATGKMMSIRYAEFTCVENGKITKTGLFMDLLGVMDQAGCYPLPPSTGRHFVYPGPRDHNGLLFEDAPEEEGVATLALVNKMVDDLSALNDSGAMGCPPEVLEKSWSKDMIWYGPCGIGASYTIPRYQQQHQLPFRNNLKDKKFNGHVCRFAEGNFACFFGWPNLSNTPIGGFLGLPGGEIRADMQVVDVYYRKDDKLSENWVLIDIPYWLKQQGLDVFERTQQIMNPEL from the coding sequence ATGAGCAAATATCAAGAAACCAAACGCATCGTTCGTGAGTACTTTGATGCGATGGAAAGCGCAACACCGGAATCCGTTGCAGCTGTGCTAAAGGATTATGTAAGCGAAGATTACCTATGGCGTGGAGTTTACCCATTCCGTGAACAGCAGGGTGCTGATGCGACTGCTGAGGTTTTCTGGGCACCACTGAAGAGATCTATGACTCGCATGCAGCGTCGTCAGGATATCTTTATCGGTGGTACCAATGAAATCAGCGGTGAGCAGTGGGTAATGAGCATGGGCCACTTCATGGGGCTTTTCGACGCAGATTGGCTAGGTATTCGCGCAACCGGGAAAATGATGAGCATCCGTTATGCTGAATTTACCTGTGTAGAAAATGGCAAGATCACCAAAACCGGCCTGTTTATGGACCTGCTGGGTGTGATGGATCAGGCTGGTTGCTACCCGCTACCACCATCAACCGGTCGTCACTTTGTTTACCCTGGTCCGCGTGACCACAACGGTCTGCTGTTTGAAGATGCACCTGAAGAAGAAGGTGTAGCGACACTGGCACTGGTTAACAAGATGGTTGATGACCTGAGTGCTCTGAACGACAGCGGCGCTATGGGCTGTCCTCCTGAAGTGCTTGAGAAGAGCTGGTCTAAAGACATGATCTGGTACGGCCCTTGTGGTATCGGTGCGTCTTACACCATTCCTCGTTACCAGCAGCAGCATCAGCTTCCTTTCCGTAATAACCTGAAAGATAAGAAGTTCAACGGTCACGTTTGTCGTTTTGCAGAAGGTAACTTTGCCTGTTTCTTCGGCTGGCCGAACCTGTCTAACACGCCTATCGGTGGCTTCCTTGGGTTGCCTGGCGGTGAAATTCGCGCAGATATGCAGGTTGTGGACGTTTACTACCGTAAGGATGACAAACTGTCTGAAAACTGGGTTCTTATCGATATCCCTTACTGGCTGAAGCAGCAGGGTCTGGATGTATTTGAACGTACTCAGCAGATCATGAACCCTGAGCTGTAA
- a CDS encoding MFS transporter — protein MTSKIHMNEVPLVQRIAAYLAILVGYFFYCYNFVIVDYVRPYIVEAYDGITLADTAQFYTWQSVGALIGALSCAWFATNLGKKSTLIAITALNGGATIINMMFTDYTTWALMRFIIGISLGGYFTVAVSTMIGLFKPSVRGKLTAFASSMFSLALMVMGAYAAFISSIDAPWQSIMWVGGIPPLAAAVVMVFILPSDKKVIAYGEEEQEQSATDSAPSKKGSWGEMFNAQNRKITISCLLLAGLNFYGYQFFGGFVTTYLKEVRMFDGATVGIIFSISAFGSLFGAWVWGAIADKYGRKVNAFGFILAGVMASIFFVAPSDVTIGSLNLLALLGLIYNFGLSSSAVWGGYFSELFPAHLRSFGAALFHGGRIIGMWAPMVLVFIKDRTDLTTAMWGSPIVWIAAGLLWFSLPETLKGGIFYKNKRAGEPVTN, from the coding sequence ATGACTTCTAAAATACACATGAACGAAGTTCCATTAGTGCAGAGAATCGCAGCTTACCTTGCAATACTGGTTGGCTACTTTTTTTACTGCTACAACTTTGTAATTGTTGACTATGTTCGCCCATATATCGTTGAAGCTTACGATGGCATTACACTTGCTGATACAGCGCAGTTCTATACCTGGCAGTCAGTTGGTGCACTTATCGGTGCATTAAGCTGTGCGTGGTTCGCAACAAACCTTGGTAAAAAATCTACTCTTATCGCGATCACAGCACTGAACGGTGGTGCAACCATCATCAATATGATGTTCACTGACTACACTACCTGGGCTCTGATGCGCTTTATTATCGGTATCTCTCTGGGTGGTTATTTCACCGTAGCGGTATCAACCATGATTGGCCTGTTTAAGCCAAGCGTGCGCGGTAAACTGACGGCTTTTGCATCAAGTATGTTCTCACTGGCACTGATGGTAATGGGTGCGTATGCAGCATTTATTTCAAGCATTGATGCACCATGGCAAAGCATTATGTGGGTTGGTGGTATTCCTCCTCTGGCTGCTGCTGTAGTAATGGTATTTATTCTTCCTTCTGACAAGAAAGTGATTGCTTACGGTGAAGAAGAGCAGGAGCAATCCGCTACTGACAGCGCTCCTTCGAAAAAAGGTTCATGGGGTGAAATGTTCAATGCGCAAAACCGCAAGATCACTATCTCCTGTTTGCTTCTGGCTGGCCTGAACTTCTACGGTTATCAGTTCTTCGGTGGCTTCGTAACCACTTACCTGAAAGAAGTACGCATGTTTGACGGTGCGACTGTTGGTATCATCTTCTCAATCTCTGCATTCGGCAGCCTGTTCGGTGCATGGGTTTGGGGTGCGATTGCTGATAAGTACGGTCGTAAGGTAAACGCATTCGGCTTTATCCTTGCGGGCGTCATGGCATCTATCTTCTTCGTTGCGCCAAGTGATGTAACAATCGGTAGCCTGAACCTTCTGGCTCTGCTTGGTCTTATCTACAACTTTGGTCTTTCTTCAAGTGCAGTATGGGGTGGTTACTTCTCAGAACTCTTCCCGGCTCATCTGCGTAGCTTTGGTGCTGCACTGTTCCACGGTGGTCGTATTATTGGTATGTGGGCGCCTATGGTTCTTGTATTCATCAAAGACCGTACCGACCTTACTACCGCAATGTGGGGCTCGCCAATCGTATGGATTGCTGCCGGTCTGCTTTGGTTCTCACTACCAGAGACTCTGAAAGGCGGGATCTTCTACAAAAACAAAAGAGCTGGTGAACCAGTAACTAACTAA
- a CDS encoding sodium/solute symporter (Members of the Solute:Sodium Symporter (SSS), TC 2.A.21 as described in tcdb.org, catalyze solute:Na+ symport. Known solutes for members of the family include sugars, amino acids, nucleosides, inositols, vitamins, urea or anions, depending on the system.), whose product MVTYSSFAIMGFYAAATLLISYIVNRKSAARGDFSTGGKQFGWFTAGVSILATYISTMTFLGQPGWVYNTGMQAFAIHLNYPIVIFFAVVFFIPVFYKLGLTSIYEYLEHRFGIVARTINSLVFILVQCISAGVILYAVSLILVQILPVSIQEAIIYITLFTALYTYSGGISTVIWTDMLQSVVLFTGCASIFAILLFNLQDGAGASQLAELTEKATIVNLDFDLGVDTTLWAGVVAVAFLHLSVYGSNQLIIQRTLATKNVETAQKSMLVCGFGAFFIYLFFSVIGVLLYLFYQGQSFENSNNIILDFVFNHTNPVVVGLIMSALAAAAMSTLDSTYNSIATVATFDIYKRFINKDRADHHYEGIARKLSLVTAAIVVIPALFAISNESVLKTIASLTSVFVGIRLGSFVLGLAFDKANEKGVIVGSILSIIAIAICRNMDVSWPWFAPVGTAVFLISGLFTSYFWGSNTEDQLSFIQKQKLLYRKPTTSQLSLLLFAAITVGLCFYIPDWLLAALS is encoded by the coding sequence ATGGTTACGTATTCAAGCTTTGCAATCATGGGGTTTTATGCTGCTGCTACTTTATTAATCAGCTATATAGTGAACCGAAAAAGTGCTGCGAGAGGGGATTTTTCCACCGGAGGAAAGCAGTTTGGCTGGTTTACAGCCGGGGTATCCATCCTGGCCACTTACATCAGCACCATGACTTTTCTCGGCCAGCCGGGCTGGGTTTACAACACAGGGATGCAGGCATTTGCCATTCATCTTAACTACCCTATCGTGATCTTTTTTGCGGTGGTGTTTTTTATCCCTGTCTTCTATAAGCTGGGGCTGACCTCCATTTATGAGTATCTGGAGCACAGATTCGGCATTGTTGCCCGCACCATCAATTCGCTGGTGTTTATCCTGGTACAGTGCATTTCGGCAGGTGTTATTTTATACGCCGTTTCTCTTATCCTTGTTCAAATCCTGCCGGTCTCAATACAAGAAGCCATTATCTATATCACCCTGTTTACCGCGCTCTATACCTATTCAGGCGGGATTTCCACGGTAATCTGGACTGATATGCTTCAGTCCGTTGTACTCTTTACCGGCTGCGCCTCTATTTTCGCTATTTTGTTGTTTAATCTTCAGGATGGCGCTGGTGCCTCACAGCTGGCCGAGCTGACTGAAAAGGCCACCATTGTTAATCTGGATTTTGATCTGGGTGTGGATACCACCCTGTGGGCAGGGGTTGTCGCCGTTGCCTTTCTGCACCTGAGCGTTTACGGCTCCAATCAGCTTATTATCCAGAGAACGCTGGCAACAAAAAATGTTGAAACCGCACAGAAATCTATGCTGGTTTGCGGGTTCGGCGCTTTCTTTATCTATCTGTTCTTTAGTGTGATTGGCGTTCTGCTCTACCTTTTCTATCAGGGGCAGAGCTTTGAAAACAGCAACAATATTATTCTGGACTTTGTGTTCAATCACACCAATCCGGTTGTGGTCGGTCTGATTATGTCAGCGCTTGCCGCGGCGGCTATGTCCACTCTGGATTCCACCTATAACTCCATCGCAACCGTGGCAACCTTTGATATCTACAAGCGCTTTATTAATAAAGACAGAGCAGACCACCATTACGAAGGTATCGCCCGTAAACTTAGTCTGGTTACCGCAGCTATCGTGGTGATCCCGGCGCTGTTTGCGATTTCCAATGAATCGGTTCTGAAAACCATCGCCAGCCTGACCTCGGTTTTTGTCGGCATCCGTCTGGGCTCTTTTGTGCTGGGGCTGGCCTTTGATAAAGCGAATGAGAAGGGAGTCATCGTTGGCAGTATTCTCAGCATTATTGCTATCGCTATCTGCCGCAATATGGATGTTTCCTGGCCCTGGTTTGCCCCTGTTGGTACCGCTGTATTTCTGATCTCCGGCCTTTTCACCAGTTATTTCTGGGGAAGCAATACAGAAGATCAGCTAAGCTTTATTCAAAAACAGAAACTTCTGTACCGTAAACCTACTACCAGCCAGCTATCCTTGCTACTATTTGCGGCAATTACAGTTGGCTTATGCTTTTATATACCTGACTGGCTGCTGGCAGCCCTGTCCTAG